Part of the Zetaproteobacteria bacterium genome is shown below.
AGTCGCTCATCCTGCCGCTCTGGTCGGCCGATCGCGGCCTGTTCACACTGCGTCCGGGCCGACTCCTACCGCTGGCGCTCGCCCTGCCGTGGGCGGTCTCCCGGCTGCCCGGCCACGGTCCGGGCGAGATCGGCGCGCTGATCCGCCTGCTGCGTCAGCCGCCGGAACGGCGCATCTCCGTGGCCCGGTGGGTCGAGCGGTTGCGGCTGCCCAAACCACCGATGCGCGACCTGATCACACCGCTCTGCCTGGGCAGCATGAACGAGGCGCCGACGCGCGCCAACGCGGCCAGCTTCCATGCGGTGCTGCGCCAGGCCTTCTCCAGCCAGCGCAACGCCCGCATCGGCTGGTTCCGCCATCCGCTGCGCGAGGGGCTGATCGAACCGCTGTGCGCCCACGCCCGCCGGCTTGGCGTCACCATCCGCTGCAACAGCGTGATCGACGCCATCGATTGCTCGCGGCTGTCCAGCCGCGGCAGGCGGTTCGGTCCGTTCCGCCGCATCGTGCTGGCGTTGCCGCCGGCGGCGCGCAACCGGCTGCTCGGCATCCGCCGGCCGGTCGCCGCCCGGGCCATCGCCAACCACCACTTCTGGTTCGACCACCCCCTCGCCCTGCCCCACCCCCGCTTCGTCGGCGGCATCGGCACCAAGGGAGAGTGGTTTTTTGATATTGACGCCATGCTGGAACGCCCTCCCTCGCAACTGCACCACTGCTGCGTGGTGATCAGCGACGCTCCCACCGACCGGGCCGTCGATGGGAAGCGGTTGCTCGACGAACTGGCTGCAATCACCGG
Proteins encoded:
- a CDS encoding FAD-dependent oxidoreductase, producing the protein MSAGREAPVAIVGGGLAGLAAAIILGEHGIPCTIFEAAPQPGGRSGSWWSRADRCWIDHGPHLLLGCYHHLLGLLARAGGSGNIRWQESLILPLWSADRGLFTLRPGRLLPLALALPWAVSRLPGHGPGEIGALIRLLRQPPERRISVARWVERLRLPKPPMRDLITPLCLGSMNEAPTRANAASFHAVLRQAFSSQRNARIGWFRHPLREGLIEPLCAHARRLGVTIRCNSVIDAIDCSRLSSRGRRFGPFRRIVLALPPAARNRLLGIRRPVAARAIANHHFWFDHPLALPHPRFVGGIGTKGEWFFDIDAMLERPPSQLHHCCVVISDAPTDRAVDGKRLLDELAAITGHGKLRPVRSRTIVVRRATHPVGPWPEADLPDGVIDAAEQPRPGSIPATMELAAARGTAAANQVLERW